The genomic DNA GCACATTGCTCTGATTGAAGTGCTACTACTTATACCACTAAtaaataaattcaattcctTGATAGATTAATGGCATGGTAAAAATGTCCTTTTTGTGTTATTTCTTAGCCTCTCACTTGTAAGTTTcatattttccatttttcagaataCAACAGAATAGCATTGAAAGGACGCGAAGTATTGTTTGTTGACGTTTGTATTGAAATAGTTAGAGGCAAATCCCGCTCCAACGTTTACAATCGCAGTCACAAATATACCACCATTTATGAATGGAGTCACATTCATTAAACACACCCGCTGGCTACCTGCCGACAAAGAAATCACAACTGGTTAGTCAGGCGCGTATTGCGAAGATTAACGAACtctataaaagaaaaaataaagagCATAGAGACTCTGTCGTGTCCAATAATTCAACTTCGGTGCTATCAAATacaacaaattcaaatgacTGCGCTCCTGTATTTGGTCTGAAATACAAGCCTAACAACAATGGATATCATCTGGATGAACCAACAGCGACAGTGAAACAAGAGGTTAGCGAACCAAATCTATTCAATTTTACTGTACCACCGCAACAGCCCTCTCCATCAACTTCATCTGATGTGGGGACTTCTGATAATCGACAGCAAAAATTACAGAACAGGCGGCCAGTGGTAcataatgaagatgatgatgaggattATGAAGCAGAGTTAAAATTTACACCAAGGTTAAAGTCAAGAAGGAGCTTGATAATATCGAGCAATTTAGGTGATTCGGATGGAGATTTCGAAAATGAGATGCCAGAAAGACTGCGACGTCCCGCTCATGGCTCTAGTTCGAGAAATAGAAGACTTTCTTTAAAAAAAGCACTGGGCGATCCATTACCACTGCCGTACGTCAATAAGgactttgaaaattcttcaaatggaAACGATACTGTCCTAACC from Zygotorulaspora mrakii chromosome 7, complete sequence includes the following:
- the KAR1 gene encoding Kar1p (similar to Saccharomyces cerevisiae KAR1 (YNL188W); ancestral locus Anc_2.64), which produces MESHSLNTPAGYLPTKKSQLVSQARIAKINELYKRKNKEHRDSVVSNNSTSVLSNTTNSNDCAPVFGLKYKPNNNGYHLDEPTATVKQEVSEPNLFNFTVPPQQPSPSTSSDVGTSDNRQQKLQNRRPVVHNEDDDEDYEAELKFTPRLKSRRSLIISSNLGDSDGDFENEMPERLRRPAHGSSSRNRRLSLKKALGDPLPLPYVNKDFENSSNGNDTVLTDEAFNEKRRLIEKKWRYLVSPGKRVAESRFKENKEYHDSNNSPFSIFKSELSASSSNSALATGSHEIMKSLKEEIISNRDKLDRIVDLLNNQNKIRTTNSNYSEYSFWIFCIILLIFFNIYVYYY